The following proteins come from a genomic window of Pseudomonas sp. Z8(2022):
- a CDS encoding 3-keto-5-aminohexanoate cleavage protein has translation MNYEVIVTCAVTGAGDTVGKHPAIPVTPKEIAAAAIEAAKAGATVAHCHVRDPQTGKPSRDVALYREVVERIRESDTDVIINLTAGMGGDLEIGKGEQPLEFGSGTDLVGPLTRLAHVEELLPEICTLDCGTLNFGDGDFIYVSTPAQLRAGARRITELGVKAELEIFDTGHLWFAKQMIREGLLDDPLIQLCLGIPWGAPADTTTMKAMADNLPPGVTWAGFGIGRMQMPMVAQAMLLGGHVRVGLEDNIWLDRGVHASNGQLVERAIEIIERLGGRALTPAEGREKMKLKRR, from the coding sequence ATGAACTACGAGGTTATCGTCACCTGTGCGGTGACCGGCGCCGGCGACACCGTCGGCAAGCACCCGGCGATCCCGGTTACGCCAAAGGAAATCGCGGCGGCCGCCATCGAGGCGGCCAAGGCGGGAGCCACTGTCGCTCACTGCCATGTGCGTGATCCGCAGACCGGCAAGCCGAGCCGTGATGTGGCGCTGTACCGCGAGGTAGTCGAACGCATCCGTGAAAGCGACACCGACGTGATCATCAATCTCACCGCCGGCATGGGCGGTGATCTGGAAATCGGCAAGGGTGAACAGCCGCTGGAGTTCGGTTCCGGCACCGACCTGGTCGGGCCGCTCACCCGCCTGGCGCATGTGGAGGAGCTGCTGCCGGAAATCTGCACCCTGGACTGCGGCACGCTGAATTTCGGCGACGGCGACTTCATCTACGTGTCCACTCCCGCGCAACTGCGCGCCGGTGCCAGGCGCATCACCGAGCTGGGGGTGAAGGCCGAGCTGGAAATCTTCGATACCGGCCACCTGTGGTTCGCCAAGCAGATGATCAGGGAAGGCCTGCTGGACGACCCGCTGATCCAGCTGTGCCTGGGCATCCCATGGGGCGCGCCGGCCGACACCACCACCATGAAGGCCATGGCCGACAACCTGCCGCCGGGTGTCACCTGGGCCGGCTTCGGCATCGGGCGCATGCAGATGCCGATGGTCGCCCAGGCCATGCTGCTCGGCGGCCATGTGCGCGTGGGCCTGGAGGACAACATCTGGCTGGACCGTGGCGTACATGCCAGCAACGGCCAACTGGTCGAGCGTGCCATCGAGATCATCGAGCGCCTCGGCGGCCGCGCCCTGACCCCGGCCGAAGGGCGGGAAAAGATGAAGCTCAAGCGTCGCTAG
- a CDS encoding L-carnitine dehydrogenase, with translation MTFVTDIKTFAALGTGVIGAGWIARALAHGLDVIAWDPAPGAEAALRSRLANAWPALEKKGLAPGAALERLRFVSSIEDCVRDADFIQESAPERLELKCELHARISAAARPDVLIGSSTSGLLPSEFYEGATHPERCVVGHPFNPVYLLPLVEVVGGAKTAPEAVQAAIRVYESLGMRPLHVRKEVPGFIADRLLEALWREALHLVNDGVATTGEIDDAIRFGAGLRWSFMGSFLTYTLAGGPAGMRHFMAQFGPALKLPWTYLEAPELTENLIDAVVEGTAEQQGERSLDALERYRDDCLLAVLEAIRQTKARHGFAFAE, from the coding sequence ATGACCTTCGTTACCGATATCAAGACATTCGCCGCCCTCGGCACCGGCGTGATCGGCGCCGGCTGGATCGCCCGCGCCCTGGCCCATGGCCTCGACGTGATCGCCTGGGATCCGGCCCCTGGCGCCGAAGCCGCGCTGCGCAGCCGTCTGGCCAATGCCTGGCCGGCGCTGGAGAAAAAGGGGCTAGCGCCCGGTGCTGCGCTTGAGCGCCTGCGCTTCGTGAGCAGCATCGAAGACTGCGTACGCGATGCCGATTTCATTCAGGAAAGCGCGCCCGAACGGCTCGAACTCAAGTGCGAACTGCACGCCAGGATCAGCGCCGCGGCGCGCCCGGACGTGCTGATCGGCTCCAGTACCTCGGGGCTGCTGCCCAGCGAGTTCTACGAAGGTGCCACGCACCCGGAGCGCTGCGTGGTCGGCCATCCGTTCAATCCGGTGTACCTGCTGCCACTGGTGGAGGTGGTGGGCGGGGCGAAGACTGCACCCGAGGCCGTACAGGCGGCGATCAGGGTGTACGAGTCGCTGGGCATGCGCCCCTTGCATGTGCGCAAGGAAGTACCGGGTTTTATCGCCGACCGTCTGCTCGAAGCGCTATGGCGCGAGGCGTTGCACCTGGTCAACGACGGCGTGGCGACTACCGGCGAGATCGACGACGCGATCCGCTTCGGCGCCGGCCTGCGCTGGTCGTTCATGGGCAGCTTCCTGACCTACACCCTGGCCGGCGGCCCGGCCGGCATGCGCCACTTCATGGCCCAGTTCGGCCCGGCGCTGAAACTGCCCTGGACCTACCTTGAGGCGCCCGAACTCACCGAGAACCTGATCGATGCAGTGGTCGAGGGAACGGCCGAACAGCAGGGCGAGCGCAGCCTGGATGCCCTAGAGCGCTACCGCGACGACTGCCTGCTGGCGGTGCTGGAAGCGATTCGTCAGACCAAGGCCAGGCACGGCTTCGCCTTCGCCGAATGA
- a CDS encoding DUF3999 domain-containing protein, with the protein MKIFATVLAVGLSLLSSVQAEERPQDYRQLLPLTLEGEGPWYRLELPMAVHYAAQHADLRDLRIFNGAGQAQAYALLPGQSESRDQEQEHGVRWFPLYADAQQGDVPRLRVQRSSDGTLIELSGEEPAPAERQLRGWLFDASAIDAPLVRMSLGWNGVEEGFQHFTIEASDDLQHWRGWGEGQVARLSFAGDRIDQRQVELPARTARYIRLLWSSPRQAPELDAVTLRSRRQASSPAPLIWSEPMPAQAMSDGHYQWQLPQALVLQRLRINLEEPNTLAPVRFEARAAEKDRWRALASGVLYRLPQDGGEARQDELPLPAWPVRQVRMKVDARGGGLGQQTPTASFAVRATQVVFLARGEPPYRLATGRAAAASAALPVGTLIPGYSTERLASLALARVDVSAVPSEVNAPASVATDWKRWGLWAVLLLGVVLLAAMAASLLRRPEKG; encoded by the coding sequence GTGAAAATCTTCGCCACCGTTCTGGCCGTTGGCCTGTCACTGCTCAGCAGCGTGCAGGCAGAGGAGCGTCCGCAGGACTATCGCCAGTTGCTGCCCCTGACTCTGGAGGGAGAGGGGCCCTGGTATCGGCTGGAGCTGCCGATGGCCGTGCACTATGCGGCCCAGCATGCCGATCTGCGTGATCTGCGCATCTTCAACGGCGCAGGCCAGGCCCAGGCCTATGCGCTGCTGCCCGGTCAGAGCGAATCGCGTGATCAGGAGCAGGAGCATGGCGTGCGCTGGTTTCCGCTGTACGCCGATGCGCAGCAGGGCGATGTGCCGCGCCTGCGCGTGCAACGCAGCAGCGACGGCACCCTGATCGAATTGAGTGGCGAGGAACCAGCGCCCGCTGAACGTCAGCTGCGCGGCTGGCTGTTCGACGCCAGTGCCATCGATGCACCGCTGGTGCGCATGAGCCTGGGTTGGAATGGCGTTGAGGAGGGCTTTCAGCACTTCACCATCGAGGCCAGCGACGACCTGCAGCACTGGCGTGGCTGGGGCGAGGGGCAGGTTGCGCGCCTGAGTTTCGCCGGCGACAGGATCGACCAGCGCCAGGTGGAACTGCCCGCCCGCACGGCACGCTACATTCGTCTGCTCTGGAGCAGCCCGCGCCAGGCTCCGGAACTGGACGCGGTGACGCTGCGCAGTCGTCGCCAGGCGAGCAGCCCGGCGCCGCTGATCTGGTCCGAGCCGATGCCGGCGCAGGCCATGAGCGACGGGCATTACCAGTGGCAATTGCCGCAAGCCCTGGTGTTGCAACGCCTGCGCATCAATCTGGAAGAACCCAACACCCTGGCACCTGTGCGGTTCGAGGCGCGTGCGGCGGAAAAAGACCGCTGGCGGGCGCTTGCCAGCGGCGTGCTGTACCGGCTGCCGCAGGATGGCGGCGAAGCGCGACAGGACGAACTGCCCCTGCCGGCCTGGCCAGTGCGCCAGGTGCGCATGAAGGTCGACGCGCGTGGCGGTGGTCTGGGCCAGCAGACGCCGACCGCGAGCTTCGCGGTACGTGCCACTCAAGTGGTGTTTCTGGCGCGTGGCGAGCCGCCTTACCGACTGGCGACAGGCCGCGCCGCTGCGGCGTCGGCGGCGCTTCCCGTCGGCACGCTGATTCCCGGTTACTCGACAGAGCGTCTGGCCTCGCTGGCGCTGGCACGGGTCGACGTCAGTGCTGTCCCGTCCGAGGTGAATGCGCCGGCGAGCGTGGCGACGGACTGGAAGCGCTGGGGGCTCTGGGCCGTGTTGCTGCTTGGCGTGGTCTTGCTGGCCGCGATGGCGGCGAGCCTTCTGCGGCGGCCTGAAAAAGGCTGA
- the choX gene encoding choline ABC transporter substrate-binding protein, producing MKGLTALAACCTLSLFSTSLLADDASCKNVRIGAVGWTDVVATTAVASELLQGLGYETKQTQASQQIIFAGIQKGQIDAFLGYWKPIMDDNIKPFLDAGAVKVAAEPSLDDAVAVLAVPSYTADKGLKTLADIARFKDELDGKIYGIEAGSGANTAIQKMIDTNQFGLGGFKLVESSEAGMLAAVGRAVRNEKPVVFFGWKPHPMHLSMQITYLTGTEDVFGPYDGAATVSTVTAPDYAERCPNANRLLTSLRFTSEQEAELMQPIMDRKQPAQVARDWIKANPKVVEAWLAGVTTFDGKPASAALIAGN from the coding sequence ATGAAAGGTCTTACCGCACTGGCCGCGTGCTGCACCCTGAGCCTGTTCAGTACCTCCCTGCTGGCCGATGACGCCAGTTGCAAGAACGTTCGCATCGGCGCCGTCGGCTGGACCGACGTGGTCGCCACCACTGCCGTTGCCAGCGAGCTGCTGCAGGGGCTCGGCTACGAAACCAAGCAGACCCAGGCCTCGCAACAGATCATCTTCGCCGGTATCCAGAAGGGGCAGATCGACGCCTTTCTCGGCTACTGGAAGCCGATCATGGACGACAACATCAAGCCCTTCCTCGATGCCGGCGCGGTGAAGGTGGCCGCCGAACCGTCGCTGGATGATGCGGTGGCAGTGCTGGCGGTGCCCAGCTACACCGCCGACAAGGGCCTGAAAACCCTGGCCGATATCGCCAGGTTCAAGGACGAGCTGGACGGCAAGATCTACGGTATCGAGGCCGGCTCCGGGGCCAATACGGCGATCCAGAAGATGATCGATACCAACCAGTTCGGCCTCGGCGGCTTCAAGCTGGTCGAATCCAGCGAGGCCGGCATGCTCGCCGCAGTTGGGCGTGCCGTGCGCAACGAGAAACCGGTGGTGTTCTTCGGCTGGAAGCCGCATCCGATGCACCTGTCGATGCAGATCACCTATCTGACCGGCACCGAGGATGTGTTCGGCCCCTACGATGGCGCCGCCACGGTGTCCACCGTAACCGCGCCGGACTACGCCGAGCGCTGCCCCAACGCCAACCGTCTGCTGACCAGCCTGCGTTTCACCAGTGAGCAGGAAGCGGAGCTGATGCAGCCGATCATGGATCGCAAGCAGCCAGCGCAGGTGGCGCGTGACTGGATCAAGGCCAACCCGAAGGTGGTCGAGGCCTGGCTCGCAGGCGTCACCACCTTCGACGGCAAGCCCGCCAGCGCGGCGCTGATCGCCGGCAACTGA
- a CDS encoding class 1 fructose-bisphosphatase, which translates to MSRVTLSRYLIEQTRSHNTPADLRFLIEVVARACKAISHQVSKGALGGVLGSLDTENVQGEVQKKLDVISNEILLEANEWGGHLAGMASEEMDNAYQIPGKYPKGAYLLVFDPLDGSSNIDVNVSVGTIFSVLRCPDRHGETGDLGEEAFLQPGTQQVAAGYAIYGPQTMLMLTLGDGVKGFTLDRELGSFVLTHDSIKVPEATKEFAINMSNQRHWEAPVQRYVDELLAGETGPLGKNYNMRWIASMVADVHRILTRGGVFMYPRDARDPSMPGKLRLMYEANPMSMIIEQAGGAATDGSQRILDIQPTSLHQRVPVFLGSKEEVLRITAYHRN; encoded by the coding sequence ATGTCCCGCGTCACCCTGAGCCGCTACCTGATCGAGCAGACTCGCAGCCACAACACCCCGGCTGACCTGCGTTTCCTTATCGAAGTCGTGGCGCGTGCCTGCAAGGCGATCAGCCATCAGGTTTCCAAGGGCGCCCTCGGCGGCGTACTGGGCAGCCTGGACACCGAAAACGTGCAGGGCGAGGTGCAGAAGAAGCTCGACGTGATCTCCAACGAGATCCTCCTCGAAGCCAATGAGTGGGGCGGCCACCTGGCCGGTATGGCCTCCGAGGAAATGGACAACGCCTATCAGATCCCGGGCAAGTATCCGAAAGGCGCCTATCTGCTGGTGTTCGACCCGCTGGACGGCTCCAGCAACATCGACGTCAACGTTTCGGTCGGCACCATCTTCTCGGTGCTGCGTTGCCCCGACCGTCACGGCGAGACCGGCGACCTGGGCGAGGAAGCCTTCCTCCAGCCGGGTACCCAGCAGGTCGCTGCCGGCTACGCCATCTACGGCCCGCAGACCATGCTCATGCTGACCCTAGGTGACGGCGTCAAGGGCTTCACCCTGGACCGCGAGCTGGGCAGCTTCGTGCTCACCCACGACAGCATCAAGGTGCCGGAGGCGACCAAGGAATTCGCCATCAACATGTCCAACCAGCGTCACTGGGAAGCCCCGGTGCAGCGCTACGTCGACGAGCTGCTGGCCGGCGAGACCGGCCCGCTGGGCAAGAACTACAACATGCGCTGGATCGCCTCGATGGTGGCCGACGTGCACCGCATCCTCACCCGTGGCGGTGTGTTCATGTACCCGCGTGATGCCCGCGATCCTTCGATGCCAGGCAAGCTGCGCCTGATGTACGAGGCCAACCCGATGTCGATGATCATCGAGCAGGCCGGCGGTGCCGCCACCGACGGCAGCCAGCGCATCCTCGATATCCAGCCCACTTCCCTGCACCAGCGCGTGCCGGTATTCCTCGGTTCGAAGGAAGAAGTGCTGCGCATCACCGCCTACCACCGCAACTGA
- a CDS encoding thioesterase family protein, with product MSLPTYRTTISPDWVDYNGHLRDAFYLLIFSHATDALMDVLGLDEAGRARTGHTLYTLECHLNFLAEVKEGEPVEVRTQLLAHDTKRLHIHHAMYRPGDDASLAESEQMLMNIDSAAGRAAPFADQVAERVAQLASEHQGFPQPACVGRVIGLRRSA from the coding sequence ATGAGTCTGCCAACCTATCGCACCACCATCTCCCCCGATTGGGTCGACTACAACGGGCACCTGCGAGATGCCTTCTACTTGCTGATATTCAGCCACGCCACCGATGCGCTGATGGACGTGCTGGGGCTGGACGAAGCCGGTCGCGCCCGTACCGGACACACGCTGTACACCCTGGAATGCCACCTCAACTTCCTGGCCGAGGTGAAGGAGGGCGAACCGGTGGAAGTGCGCACGCAGCTGTTGGCACATGACACCAAACGCCTGCATATCCATCACGCAATGTATCGACCCGGTGACGACGCCAGCCTGGCGGAAAGCGAGCAGATGCTGATGAACATCGACAGCGCCGCCGGCCGCGCGGCGCCGTTCGCCGATCAGGTTGCAGAAAGAGTCGCGCAACTGGCCAGCGAGCATCAGGGGTTTCCGCAGCCGGCCTGCGTTGGCCGGGTCATCGGCCTGCGCCGCTCTGCGTAG
- a CDS encoding DUF2339 domain-containing protein produces MQWIFMLVGLLLGVGVSESATGAILGGLMGLALGQALRLQSLESRNAQLSAQLKDFAERFDRGTRAIHERLLKVEQSERSEPEPAPASVTAEPISQPVPEQEPEAVAAEEPAAEELVLELDWTLPEVDTPLAEQPAAIAAKVVPEPQPAPRQSPWREQAPREPNLIERGLAAAKAWLFGGNTVLRVGVVLLFLGLAFLLRYATEGVEVPVELRYMGVAASALALLGLGWWLRRRNRNYALVLQGTGIAVLYLTVFAAMRLHPLLDPGMALGLLVAVTLFSAILSVQQNALGLAAAAALGGFAAPILTSTGSGNHVALFSYFALLNAGIFAIAWFKAWRLLNLIGFVGTFGIGFAWGLRSYKPELLWSTEPFLILFFLMYVAIGLLFARRTLQEATEAPAARDELLRWSARRGDYVDATTLFGPPLVGFGLQVALVRHIEFAAAFSALGLGLFYLLLARVLKARAGERALLLVETCLALGVVFASLAIPLGLEARWTTAAWAVEGAGIYWLGLRQGRPLARAFALLLQVGAALVFLGRLDFAHHRLLDGSPLGALMLGVALLFSYWQLRQAPQAASAWENRLLPWLGLAGLSFLYLIAPLLFAAPGTAIAWALAGLATLFVGLRIAAPSFVYSAFAIQLLGGLLFLGQAALDSLSGRGGFNSGWFGLLAASVVGFGLLAGMLLAARDPHIRENRRLLGALSAIMLVGLVFINLAVLFVLPWVAAAAVWGGTGLMILWLALYLQQRAAFLFSLVLQVFAGLVFLAEGPLLLAGISGEGLSPLAHTGFWTPAVLGLAAQVGAWRLHSLVRSGRETGIDGVSLQRLGQLLLAWGAGWWALAVSSEVLRFVAADLQSSALLVLAALSALIWMLLALRTRWCEMAVLCSLLAPVAGLILMHAWHPLYHPAASFGWLAWSAVFAVHLLALRRLSDLLPGAAASAAHVLGCWLLIGVLALELRYLLLSLSDHYNAWRWLGWALLPTAYLWAMAQSRRLPWPVSGFEREYRLWAAAPLAALMLVWFWLANANSAGDSDPLPYLPLINPLELGLLLCLAALFVWARDALPRLGLEPTRALQLLQGVAGLSLFALLTVVVMRTAHHWGGVPWSSPALFESMLVQAGLSIVWTLIALALMLVGHLRVRRELWLVGAALIALVVAKLFFIELGNRGGLERIVSFIGVGVLLLVVGYFAPLPPRKTDENPGNKESLS; encoded by the coding sequence ATGCAATGGATCTTCATGCTGGTCGGTTTGCTGCTCGGCGTGGGCGTCAGCGAATCGGCCACGGGCGCAATTCTTGGCGGACTGATGGGCCTTGCCCTGGGGCAGGCGCTGCGGTTGCAGAGTCTGGAGTCGCGCAATGCGCAGCTCAGCGCGCAGCTCAAGGATTTCGCCGAGCGCTTCGACCGCGGTACCCGCGCAATCCACGAACGCCTGTTGAAGGTGGAGCAGAGCGAACGCAGCGAGCCGGAGCCCGCTCCGGCGTCAGTGACTGCTGAACCGATCTCGCAGCCGGTGCCCGAGCAGGAACCAGAAGCGGTCGCTGCCGAAGAGCCCGCTGCTGAGGAGCTCGTTCTGGAGCTCGACTGGACGCTGCCGGAAGTGGACACGCCCCTGGCCGAACAGCCTGCTGCGATCGCTGCGAAGGTCGTTCCCGAGCCGCAGCCGGCTCCCCGGCAAAGCCCGTGGCGCGAGCAGGCGCCGCGCGAACCCAATCTGATCGAGCGTGGCCTTGCCGCCGCCAAGGCCTGGCTGTTTGGCGGCAACACCGTGCTGCGTGTCGGGGTGGTGCTGCTGTTCCTTGGCCTGGCCTTCCTCCTGCGTTACGCCACCGAAGGTGTCGAGGTGCCGGTGGAGCTGCGTTACATGGGCGTTGCCGCCAGTGCTCTGGCATTGCTGGGCCTCGGCTGGTGGCTGCGGCGGCGTAACCGCAACTATGCCCTGGTACTGCAGGGCACCGGTATCGCCGTGCTGTACCTGACCGTATTCGCCGCCATGCGCCTGCATCCGTTGCTCGACCCGGGCATGGCGCTGGGCTTGCTGGTAGCGGTGACGCTGTTCTCGGCCATTCTCTCGGTACAGCAGAATGCCCTTGGCCTGGCCGCCGCCGCTGCGCTGGGCGGTTTTGCCGCACCGATCCTCACATCCACCGGCAGCGGCAACCATGTCGCGCTGTTCTCCTATTTCGCCCTGCTCAATGCCGGCATCTTCGCCATCGCCTGGTTCAAGGCCTGGCGCCTGCTCAACCTGATCGGTTTCGTCGGCACCTTCGGCATCGGTTTCGCCTGGGGCCTGCGTTCCTACAAGCCTGAGCTGCTGTGGAGCACCGAGCCTTTCCTGATCCTGTTCTTCCTGATGTACGTGGCCATCGGTCTGCTGTTCGCCCGGCGTACCTTGCAGGAAGCGACTGAGGCACCCGCAGCGCGTGATGAATTGCTGCGCTGGTCGGCGCGGCGCGGTGACTACGTCGATGCCACCACCCTGTTCGGCCCGCCGCTGGTCGGCTTCGGCCTGCAGGTGGCGCTGGTACGCCACATCGAGTTCGCTGCAGCCTTCAGTGCCCTGGGCCTTGGCCTGTTCTATCTGTTGCTGGCGCGGGTACTCAAGGCGCGTGCCGGTGAGCGTGCGCTGTTGCTGGTGGAAACCTGCCTGGCGCTTGGCGTGGTGTTCGCCAGCCTGGCCATTCCGCTTGGCCTCGAGGCACGCTGGACGACGGCGGCCTGGGCCGTGGAAGGCGCCGGTATCTATTGGCTGGGCTTGCGTCAGGGCCGGCCGCTGGCGCGGGCGTTTGCCCTGCTGTTGCAGGTGGGGGCGGCACTGGTTTTCCTCGGTCGTCTGGATTTTGCTCACCACCGCCTGCTCGACGGTTCGCCGCTGGGCGCACTGATGCTCGGTGTGGCGCTGTTGTTCAGCTACTGGCAGCTGCGCCAGGCGCCGCAGGCCGCCAGTGCCTGGGAAAACCGCTTGCTGCCCTGGCTGGGGCTGGCCGGTTTGTCATTCCTCTATCTGATCGCGCCGCTGCTGTTCGCGGCGCCCGGCACGGCCATCGCCTGGGCGCTGGCCGGGCTGGCGACGCTGTTCGTCGGTCTGCGTATCGCGGCGCCGAGCTTCGTCTACAGCGCGTTCGCCATCCAGTTGCTCGGCGGTCTGCTGTTCCTCGGCCAGGCGGCGCTGGATTCGCTGTCCGGGCGCGGCGGCTTCAACAGCGGCTGGTTCGGTCTGCTGGCTGCGTCGGTCGTGGGATTCGGCCTGCTTGCCGGCATGCTGCTGGCGGCGCGTGATCCGCACATCCGCGAGAACCGCCGGCTGCTCGGCGCACTGTCGGCGATCATGCTGGTGGGTCTGGTATTCATCAATCTGGCCGTGCTGTTCGTCCTGCCCTGGGTAGCCGCCGCCGCGGTGTGGGGCGGCACGGGGCTGATGATTCTCTGGCTGGCGCTGTATCTGCAGCAGCGCGCAGCCTTCCTCTTCAGTCTGGTGCTGCAGGTGTTCGCCGGGCTGGTGTTCCTCGCCGAGGGGCCGCTGTTGCTGGCGGGAATCAGTGGTGAGGGGCTGTCACCGCTGGCGCATACCGGTTTCTGGACGCCCGCCGTGCTGGGGCTGGCCGCACAGGTCGGCGCCTGGCGCCTGCACAGCCTGGTGCGCAGTGGCCGAGAGACCGGCATCGACGGTGTCAGCCTGCAGCGCCTGGGCCAGTTGCTGCTGGCTTGGGGCGCCGGCTGGTGGGCGCTGGCGGTAAGCAGCGAAGTGCTGCGCTTCGTCGCGGCGGATCTGCAGAGCAGCGCGTTGCTGGTGCTGGCGGCATTGTCGGCGCTGATCTGGATGCTGCTGGCCCTGCGCACCCGCTGGTGCGAGATGGCGGTGTTGTGCAGCCTGCTGGCGCCGGTGGCCGGGTTGATCCTGATGCATGCCTGGCATCCGCTCTACCATCCAGCCGCCAGTTTCGGCTGGTTGGCCTGGTCTGCCGTGTTCGCGGTACATCTGCTGGCACTGCGACGTCTGAGCGATCTGCTGCCGGGGGCGGCGGCCAGCGCCGCCCATGTGCTCGGTTGCTGGCTGTTGATCGGCGTGCTGGCGCTGGAGTTGCGCTATCTGCTGCTGAGCCTGTCCGATCACTACAACGCCTGGCGCTGGCTGGGCTGGGCACTGCTGCCGACCGCCTATCTGTGGGCCATGGCTCAGTCGCGTCGTCTGCCCTGGCCGGTTTCTGGTTTCGAGCGTGAATACCGGCTGTGGGCAGCGGCGCCGCTGGCGGCATTGATGCTCGTCTGGTTCTGGCTGGCCAACGCCAACAGTGCCGGTGACAGTGACCCGCTGCCCTACCTGCCGCTGATCAATCCGCTGGAACTGGGCCTGCTGCTGTGCCTGGCTGCGCTGTTTGTCTGGGCGCGTGATGCATTGCCGCGTTTGGGGCTGGAGCCGACGCGTGCGCTGCAGCTGCTGCAGGGCGTCGCCGGGCTGTCACTGTTCGCTCTGCTGACGGTGGTGGTGATGCGCACGGCGCATCACTGGGGCGGCGTGCCCTGGAGCAGCCCGGCATTGTTCGAATCGATGCTGGTGCAGGCCGGCCTGTCCATCGTCTGGACGCTGATCGCCCTGGCACTGATGCTCGTCGGCCACCTGCGGGTGCGTCGCGAGCTGTGGCTGGTCGGCGCCGCGCTGATCGCTCTGGTGGTGGCCAAGCTGTTCTTCATCGAGCTGGGCAATCGTGGCGGTCTGGAGCGCATCGTGTCGTTCATCGGTGTCGGCGTGCTGCTCCTGGTTGTGGGTTATTTCGCCCCGCTGCCGCCGCGCAAGACCGATGAAAACCCAGGGAACAAGGAGTCGTTGTCGTGA
- a CDS encoding YkgJ family cysteine cluster protein: MMKPRLIAAAEIDRLETWAKYTADMCHSCSSSCCTLPVEVRLNDLIRLELVDEFERSEPPKNIARRLQKDGIVERFNQKSGIFTLTRMSNNDCLFLDRKTRLCTVYEKRPDTCRHHPKVGPRPGYCAYKPK; the protein is encoded by the coding sequence ATGATGAAGCCCCGCCTGATAGCCGCTGCAGAAATCGACCGCCTGGAAACCTGGGCCAAGTACACGGCCGACATGTGTCACAGCTGCTCGTCCAGCTGCTGCACCCTGCCCGTTGAAGTGCGCCTTAACGACCTGATTCGCCTGGAGCTGGTGGACGAGTTCGAGCGCAGCGAACCGCCGAAGAACATTGCCAGGCGTCTGCAGAAGGACGGCATCGTCGAACGCTTCAACCAGAAGTCGGGCATCTTCACCCTGACGCGCATGTCCAACAACGACTGCCTGTTCCTCGACCGCAAGACGCGCCTGTGCACCGTCTACGAAAAGCGCCCGGACACCTGCCGTCATCACCCCAAGGTCGGCCCGCGGCCGGGTTACTGCGCGTACAAGCCCAAGTAA
- a CDS encoding DUF924 family protein, with protein MHAWQPLLDWWFGADPGTATEIEAARHGLWFGKRDSQDREAEARFGAQVEQALAGGLREWGDDPQGWLALLILLDQLPRMIFRDTPRAFAGDSLARPLLRDGLDRGWDRRLAPIQRVFAYLIFEHAEDLPLQNRAVGLFTDLLNEAADDERAVFAGYLDFAERHQRIIARFGRFPHRNAILARSSTDEEQAFLREPGSRF; from the coding sequence ATGCACGCCTGGCAGCCGCTTCTCGACTGGTGGTTCGGTGCCGATCCGGGCACGGCCACCGAGATCGAGGCGGCTCGCCATGGCTTGTGGTTCGGCAAGCGCGACAGCCAGGATCGTGAGGCCGAAGCGCGTTTCGGCGCGCAGGTCGAGCAGGCCCTCGCCGGTGGGCTGCGCGAGTGGGGTGATGATCCGCAGGGCTGGCTGGCGCTGCTGATCCTGCTCGATCAGCTGCCACGCATGATCTTTCGCGACACGCCGCGGGCCTTCGCTGGTGACAGCCTGGCCCGCCCGTTATTGCGCGACGGCCTGGACCGCGGCTGGGATCGCAGGCTTGCGCCGATCCAGCGGGTGTTTGCCTATCTGATCTTCGAGCACGCCGAAGACCTGCCCTTGCAGAACCGCGCCGTCGGGCTGTTTACCGATCTGCTGAACGAAGCCGCCGACGATGAACGTGCGGTATTCGCCGGCTACCTCGATTTTGCCGAGCGCCACCAGCGGATAATCGCGCGTTTCGGCCGCTTTCCCCATCGCAATGCGATCCTGGCCCGCTCCTCCACTGACGAAGAACAGGCTTTTCTGCGGGAACCCGGCTCGCGTTTCTGA
- a CDS encoding outer membrane protein assembly factor BamE codes for MSMRIFALLACCLLAACSKINQENYSKLKAGMSKTEVESLLGAPGECAGALGMTSCTWGDDKAYISVQYAGDKVMLFSGKGLK; via the coding sequence ATGTCGATGCGTATCTTCGCGTTGCTCGCCTGCTGTCTACTTGCCGCCTGCAGCAAGATCAATCAGGAAAACTACTCCAAGCTCAAGGCGGGCATGAGCAAGACAGAGGTGGAAAGCCTGCTCGGTGCGCCGGGCGAATGTGCAGGTGCCTTGGGCATGACCAGCTGCACCTGGGGCGACGACAAGGCCTATATCAGTGTCCAGTACGCCGGAGACAAGGTCATGCTGTTCTCCGGCAAGGGACTCAAATAA